One region of Candidatus Binatia bacterium genomic DNA includes:
- a CDS encoding MoxR family ATPase — protein MNDGQAGVGLVTSAFEALRENVGEIVVGQEAAVRLAFVTLLCSGHSLIEGVPGVAKTLLVQTLAAAVAVRCGRVQFTPDLMPSDIVGTSILDVQTGAARFRQGPLFTDLLLADEINRASAKTQAALLEAMQERAATVDGTRYPLGAYFTVFATQNPVEHEGTYPLPEAELDRFLFKIVIDYPSAAEEADILRRHHGEAHPAGSVRPVLDAEGLAAARSAAGGVIVRDEIVAYVAALVRATRTDVNFALGASPRAGVMLLRAAKAAAALAGRDYVLPEDVQEMWLPAARHRVQLDPSAEVEGLTAEVALRRTLASVAVPR, from the coding sequence ATGAACGACGGGCAAGCCGGGGTTGGGTTGGTGACCAGCGCATTCGAGGCCCTGCGGGAGAATGTCGGGGAGATAGTCGTCGGTCAGGAAGCGGCGGTGCGCCTCGCTTTCGTTACCCTCCTGTGCAGTGGGCACAGCCTGATCGAGGGTGTTCCGGGGGTGGCGAAGACCTTACTGGTGCAGACCCTGGCCGCGGCGGTAGCGGTGCGGTGCGGGCGAGTGCAGTTCACGCCCGACCTGATGCCGAGCGATATCGTCGGGACGAGCATCCTCGACGTGCAGACCGGGGCGGCGCGTTTTCGGCAGGGACCTCTGTTTACGGATTTGCTGCTGGCCGACGAAATCAACCGGGCCTCGGCGAAGACGCAGGCGGCCCTGCTCGAAGCGATGCAGGAGCGGGCCGCGACGGTGGACGGTACGCGCTACCCGCTCGGGGCATACTTCACGGTATTTGCGACCCAGAATCCGGTGGAGCACGAAGGCACGTACCCGCTGCCGGAGGCGGAGCTGGATCGGTTTCTGTTCAAGATCGTCATCGATTATCCGTCGGCGGCGGAGGAGGCGGATATACTGCGACGCCACCACGGCGAGGCGCACCCGGCGGGATCGGTGCGCCCGGTGCTCGATGCGGAGGGCCTGGCCGCCGCGCGTTCGGCCGCCGGCGGCGTGATCGTGCGCGACGAGATCGTTGCGTACGTCGCGGCCCTCGTGCGAGCGACGCGCACCGACGTCAACTTCGCGCTCGGCGCCTCGCCGCGGGCCGGAGTGATGTTGCTGCGGGCGGCGAAGGCGGCCGCCGCCCTCGCGGGGCGCGATTACGTATTGCCCGAAGACGTGCAGGAGATGTGGTTGCCGGCGGCGCGTCATCGCGTGCAGCTCGATCCGTCGGCCGAAGTCGAGGGCCTGACGGCCGAAGTCGCCTTGCGACGAACCCTGGCGAGTGTGGCCGTGCCGCGATGA
- a CDS encoding isoprenylcysteine carboxylmethyltransferase family protein, translated as MTLGTVLAILYTLGLATLFVLRAESLPEALPHYSATERLSVIVAPVLIAVHVTLACLTLSGLPGVSASTAALSLAIFAAGMSFWVWARTQIGPLLVSRLPHEPPNRLRRDGPFGLVRNPLYLGLLAMILAPLVVVPRPLLAFTYLLCVAALAVRAVEEERRLHAQLGDQYAAYCRKVPRLIPFLW; from the coding sequence ATGACGCTGGGGACGGTACTGGCGATCCTCTACACGCTCGGACTGGCCACTCTCTTCGTCCTGCGTGCCGAGTCGCTTCCCGAGGCGCTACCGCACTATTCCGCTACCGAGCGCCTGTCGGTGATCGTGGCGCCCGTACTGATCGCCGTACACGTCACGCTGGCGTGCTTGACCTTGAGCGGACTGCCGGGCGTCTCGGCGTCGACAGCGGCACTGAGTCTGGCGATCTTCGCCGCCGGTATGTCCTTCTGGGTGTGGGCACGGACGCAGATCGGACCGCTGCTCGTTTCGCGTCTGCCCCACGAGCCGCCGAACCGTCTGCGCCGCGATGGCCCGTTCGGACTGGTGCGCAATCCTCTTTATCTGGGCCTGCTGGCGATGATCCTCGCCCCCCTGGTCGTGGTGCCCCGCCCCTTGCTGGCGTTTACGTATTTGCTCTGCGTGGCGGCACTGGCCGTGCGGGCCGTCGAGGAAGAACGGCGCCTGCACGCGCAACTGGGCGACCAGTATGCCGCCTACTGCAGAAAAGTGCCGCGGTTGATCCCTTTCCTGTGGTAG
- a CDS encoding polysaccharide deacetylase family protein: MPWIARQADMVHALSVDVEDWYHDYPEGGPVGRESRIERNMDLLLDLLAAHGARATFFFLGEVAERFPALARRTLAQGHEIGSHGYAHRPVGALTRREFHADVERSLRVIEDACGHRPVGYRAPYFSLKAGVHWPFAALAELGLRYDASVLAIDRPPGLELVCPRRPFRHPNGLWEVPVAVMQMLHFWHLPLASGSGLRILPQRLFYRCLRRFERDVGVGVFYLHPWELDPDARSGPRLGHLWLRIGRRRLAGRLSTLMRHVRFRPIVEVFHRQLLDVDAGPGETIDGN, translated from the coding sequence GTGCCATGGATCGCCCGGCAGGCAGACATGGTGCACGCGCTCAGTGTCGACGTCGAGGACTGGTACCACGACTACCCGGAAGGCGGGCCGGTCGGACGCGAGAGCCGCATCGAACGTAACATGGATTTGCTGCTCGATCTGCTGGCGGCGCACGGCGCGCGGGCCACGTTCTTCTTTCTGGGCGAGGTGGCCGAGCGCTTTCCGGCACTGGCGCGGCGGACGCTGGCCCAGGGGCACGAGATCGGCAGTCACGGTTACGCCCACCGTCCCGTCGGCGCCCTGACGCGCCGCGAGTTTCACGCCGACGTGGAGCGTTCGTTGCGCGTCATCGAAGACGCCTGCGGCCATCGTCCGGTCGGTTATCGTGCGCCGTACTTCTCGCTCAAGGCGGGCGTCCACTGGCCGTTCGCCGCGCTCGCCGAGCTGGGGCTGCGGTACGACGCCAGTGTGCTGGCGATCGACCGCCCGCCCGGTTTGGAGCTCGTTTGTCCGCGCCGGCCGTTTCGCCACCCCAACGGGCTGTGGGAGGTCCCGGTCGCCGTGATGCAGATGCTGCACTTCTGGCATCTGCCTCTGGCCAGCGGGAGCGGGTTGCGCATACTGCCGCAGCGCCTGTTCTACCGTTGCCTGCGCCGTTTCGAGCGCGACGTCGGGGTCGGGGTTTTCTACCTGCACCCGTGGGAACTCGACCCCGACGCACGGAGCGGTCCGCGGCTCGGCCACCTGTGGTTGCGCATCGGGCGCCGGCGGCTGGCCGGGCGTCTGAGTACCCTGATGCGCCACGTGCGCTTCCGGCCGATCGTCGAGGTGTTTCACCGGCAACTTCTGGATGTCGATGCGGGACCGGGGGAGACGATCGATGGCAATTGA
- a CDS encoding lysophospholipid acyltransferase family protein, producing MTGAPLDRLRASLRFDGLWWRKFAYLGCVYGPDWWKRHSPPAIAAIIFLLVGRNRRGAMVNLARVLGDPGRRRLTQATLGMYAQFAHCMTETMECYGPRPHPLRIDVASDDDLEHALRAGRGAIVVTGHFGNWDVAAKMIQSYGRPMNVVMAREANATTHEFVRAAREQAGVRVIYSDTSVFSSINIVRALRENEIVAIQLDRPMGTGGTRDIEFFGAPAAFSTGPFVLARLTGAPIVPVFVPRLGVRHYRVCVRGRFSVARDDRSLDGTMLPVVRAFEEVVREFPTQWFQFSPFWPAAAAPAAQTPAATPRPARTAAYR from the coding sequence TTGACCGGCGCACCGCTGGACAGGCTGCGGGCGAGCCTGCGGTTCGACGGTCTGTGGTGGCGCAAGTTTGCCTACCTGGGCTGCGTCTACGGGCCCGACTGGTGGAAGCGGCATTCTCCTCCGGCGATCGCAGCGATCATCTTCCTGCTCGTCGGGCGCAACCGTCGCGGCGCCATGGTCAACCTCGCACGGGTGCTCGGAGACCCCGGCCGCCGGCGGCTAACGCAGGCTACGCTCGGGATGTACGCCCAGTTCGCTCATTGCATGACCGAGACGATGGAATGTTACGGTCCGCGCCCGCACCCGCTGCGCATCGACGTCGCCAGTGACGACGACCTGGAACACGCGCTGCGCGCCGGTCGCGGGGCGATCGTCGTCACCGGTCACTTCGGCAACTGGGACGTCGCCGCGAAGATGATTCAGAGCTACGGGCGGCCGATGAACGTGGTGATGGCGCGCGAGGCAAACGCGACCACGCACGAGTTCGTACGCGCCGCCCGGGAGCAGGCCGGAGTTCGGGTCATCTATTCGGACACGTCGGTGTTCTCTTCGATCAATATCGTCAGAGCGCTGCGGGAGAACGAGATCGTCGCCATTCAGCTCGACCGGCCCATGGGCACGGGCGGCACGCGCGATATCGAGTTCTTCGGCGCGCCGGCGGCCTTTTCCACCGGCCCGTTCGTGCTGGCGCGCCTCACCGGCGCCCCGATCGTTCCGGTGTTCGTGCCGCGTCTGGGTGTCCGTCACTACCGGGTCTGCGTACGCGGCCGATTCTCGGTAGCGCGCGACGACCGCTCGCTGGACGGCACCATGTTGCCCGTCGTGCGCGCCTTCGAGGAGGTCGTGCGCGAGTTCCCGACGCAGTGGTTTCAGTTCTCGCCGTTCTGGCCGGCCGCAGCCGCCCCGGCTGCGCAGACACCGGCGGCGACCCCGCGGCCGGCACGGACGGCGGCCTATCGTTGA
- a CDS encoding flippase-like domain-containing protein → MAIESGTATAAGAPRRRLTAPPLGATGVAVGSLLLLVLYSSLGLQPVWAALRAINLPILLVYIAIAVIVRAAYSLRWQLLARRLGPVPSFSKFAGARLAGDAVSALAPVGRVGGDPVRIGLLYGEGVGGTRAGAGVVIDRIVEIMGNSFAAIGYVTVCAVAYAGGPAAATAPAVVGALVLPLLALLLLLAQWRHGMRPLTLVAGTLRLQRRRRWARWLVALRQTEDDLGRLCGAHPLLVLCGLTGSLFIEGVIVAEHYCLFRAFGVSLDLPSLLMVLLTTGLSRAAPVPAGLGAMEAGQVAVLTATGSSPQVGLVVATLLRLHECLWLGGGLVALWVQGVSLLRLRPLWWTGRAAT, encoded by the coding sequence ATGGCAATTGAGTCGGGCACGGCAACCGCCGCGGGCGCACCGCGCCGGCGGCTGACCGCCCCGCCACTCGGGGCGACCGGGGTGGCCGTGGGTTCGCTCTTGTTGCTGGTCCTGTACTCGAGCCTCGGGCTGCAACCGGTCTGGGCCGCTCTTAGAGCGATCAATCTTCCCATTTTGCTCGTGTACATCGCCATCGCGGTAATCGTTCGCGCCGCCTACAGCCTGCGCTGGCAGCTACTGGCACGGCGTCTCGGCCCGGTGCCGTCGTTTTCGAAGTTCGCCGGGGCGCGTTTGGCCGGCGATGCCGTCTCGGCGCTTGCCCCGGTCGGCCGCGTCGGCGGCGATCCCGTGCGTATCGGGTTGCTCTACGGGGAAGGCGTCGGCGGCACGCGAGCGGGGGCCGGTGTGGTCATCGATCGGATCGTCGAGATCATGGGTAATTCGTTCGCGGCGATCGGGTACGTCACCGTATGCGCGGTCGCTTATGCGGGCGGGCCGGCCGCGGCCACCGCGCCGGCCGTCGTCGGGGCGCTCGTGCTACCGCTGCTGGCGTTGCTGCTCCTGCTCGCGCAATGGCGCCACGGGATGCGCCCGCTGACCCTGGTCGCCGGCACTCTCCGACTGCAGCGCCGCCGGCGCTGGGCGCGCTGGCTTGTGGCGTTGCGGCAAACCGAAGACGATCTCGGCCGCCTGTGCGGTGCGCATCCCCTCCTGGTGCTCTGCGGTCTCACGGGTTCCCTGTTCATCGAGGGCGTCATCGTTGCGGAACACTACTGTTTGTTTCGCGCCTTTGGCGTTTCCCTCGACCTGCCGTCACTGCTGATGGTGCTCCTGACGACCGGGTTATCGCGCGCGGCGCCGGTGCCGGCGGGCCTCGGCGCCATGGAAGCCGGTCAGGTCGCCGTTCTGACGGCAACCGGGAGCAGTCCGCAGGTCGGGTTGGTGGTGGCCACACTGCTGCGGCTCCACGAGTGTCTGTGGCTCGGCGGCGGGCTGGTCGCTCTGTGGGTCCAGGGCGTCTCGCTGCTGCGGCTGCGACCTCTCTGGTGGACCGGGCGAGCGGCGACATGA
- a CDS encoding DUF58 domain-containing protein: protein MEFESLREYVPGDDPRRVDWAASARRGRLIARQYRHERNHTVLLALDASRLMGARVGGQTKLDHAVDAALALAYAALVSGDRVGLVVFDRQVRGTVAPRAHRRALGPLVEVLRNVAPQLVEADYRALVRDLGARQRQRALVVVLTDFVEADAALLTAPLTVLAGRHRVLLVALRDPAYTTVDAALPAEFRVADVYRRLVLEDLLAERARALHALARSGVQTLDLPPPQVTAAVLNRYLVLRGEGTI from the coding sequence ATGGAGTTCGAGTCGTTGCGGGAATACGTTCCCGGGGACGACCCGCGTCGGGTCGACTGGGCGGCCAGCGCGCGGCGGGGGCGGCTGATCGCGCGCCAGTACCGGCACGAGCGCAACCACACCGTCTTGCTGGCGCTCGACGCGAGCCGGCTGATGGGCGCACGGGTGGGAGGGCAGACCAAGTTGGATCATGCCGTCGATGCCGCTCTGGCGCTGGCGTACGCGGCGCTGGTGTCCGGGGATCGGGTCGGACTCGTGGTCTTCGATCGTCAGGTACGCGGTACTGTGGCGCCGCGCGCGCACCGGCGGGCGCTCGGTCCGTTGGTCGAGGTTCTGCGCAATGTAGCGCCGCAACTGGTGGAGGCGGACTACCGTGCGCTCGTCCGCGATCTCGGGGCGCGTCAGCGACAGCGGGCCCTGGTTGTCGTGCTCACCGACTTTGTGGAGGCCGACGCGGCGCTGCTGACGGCGCCGCTGACGGTACTGGCAGGGCGGCATCGGGTGCTGCTCGTTGCGCTGCGCGACCCCGCGTACACGACGGTCGATGCGGCGCTGCCGGCCGAGTTCCGGGTTGCCGACGTCTATCGGCGTCTGGTGCTGGAGGACCTGCTGGCGGAGCGCGCGCGGGCACTCCACGCGCTTGCGAGAAGCGGCGTGCAGACGCTCGATCTGCCGCCGCCGCAAGTGACCGCCGCGGTCCTCAACCGCTATCTCGTGCTGCGCGGCGAGGGGACGATCTGA
- a CDS encoding B12-binding domain-containing radical SAM protein yields MTAPVAEPPGAPGPRTLVLCEPPFLFWDRGMDRLREGEETIPGIGLLTLAAVARQRGYRVGLVDAKRQGASVEDVARRILALRPDYLGLSATTVSVTNAARIAAQVKARAPEVTTILGGAHVSAVPERTLAAFPDIDFGIAGEGEVSLFALLERLEHGRPFDDVPGLAFRRDGRPAANPRAPYIENLDELPFPAWDLLPEFPHRFQPSLFSYPCTPVATLMTSRGCPFSCSFCDRSTSGRRGRMHGVDYVVAMCRYLVDAGVRHVLFVDDLFTVRRQRVIDLCTALLDAGLRFSWSCNSHPNLLDPDTLRLMKRAGCWQIAYGIESGSQRVLDVVKREVRIPKMRATLAMTRAAGIRAKGFVIVGHPTEGLDSLAETAAFLRSVELDICQITKFTPYPGTPAYATIDRHGRFEEDWERMNAMNFVFVPAGLTEDALETYFDHFYRSFYSRSDVLWGLCRMIARHPRYLRRLSASAQVYVRGKFAAGRYAIGRLPRRYRPAVGVAR; encoded by the coding sequence ATGACCGCCCCCGTTGCCGAGCCGCCAGGCGCACCCGGGCCGCGCACGCTCGTGCTCTGCGAACCGCCGTTCCTGTTCTGGGATCGCGGCATGGACCGTTTACGGGAGGGGGAGGAAACGATTCCCGGTATCGGTCTGCTGACCCTCGCCGCCGTTGCCCGTCAACGCGGTTATCGGGTGGGGCTTGTGGACGCCAAGCGGCAGGGTGCCTCGGTCGAGGACGTGGCGCGCCGCATCCTGGCGTTGCGGCCGGATTATCTCGGACTGTCGGCGACCACGGTATCGGTCACGAACGCGGCGCGCATCGCCGCGCAGGTTAAGGCGCGTGCGCCGGAGGTAACCACCATCCTCGGCGGCGCCCACGTCAGCGCCGTGCCCGAACGCACACTCGCGGCGTTTCCCGATATCGATTTCGGCATCGCCGGCGAGGGCGAGGTGTCGCTGTTCGCATTGCTCGAACGGCTCGAGCACGGCCGACCGTTCGACGACGTCCCCGGCCTCGCTTTCCGCCGCGACGGCCGGCCGGCCGCGAACCCGCGTGCCCCGTACATCGAGAACCTCGACGAGCTGCCGTTCCCGGCCTGGGACCTGCTGCCGGAATTCCCGCACCGCTTTCAGCCTTCGCTCTTCAGTTACCCATGCACGCCGGTCGCGACGCTAATGACGTCGCGCGGCTGCCCGTTCTCGTGCTCGTTCTGCGATCGCTCGACGTCCGGACGCCGCGGCCGCATGCACGGCGTCGATTACGTCGTCGCCATGTGCCGATATCTGGTGGATGCGGGCGTCCGGCACGTGCTCTTCGTGGACGATCTGTTCACCGTGCGCCGGCAGCGCGTTATCGATCTCTGCACGGCCCTGCTGGATGCGGGTCTCAGGTTCTCGTGGAGCTGCAACAGCCATCCGAACCTCCTCGATCCCGACACGCTGCGGCTGATGAAACGCGCGGGCTGTTGGCAGATCGCTTACGGGATCGAATCCGGCTCGCAGCGGGTACTCGATGTCGTCAAACGCGAGGTCCGCATTCCGAAGATGCGCGCGACGCTGGCGATGACCCGCGCCGCCGGGATCAGGGCCAAGGGCTTCGTGATCGTCGGCCACCCGACCGAAGGCCTCGACAGCCTCGCCGAGACGGCGGCGTTCCTGCGCAGCGTCGAACTGGATATCTGTCAGATCACCAAGTTCACCCCGTATCCGGGCACGCCCGCTTACGCCACGATCGACCGGCACGGCAGGTTCGAGGAGGACTGGGAACGCATGAACGCCATGAATTTCGTGTTCGTGCCGGCCGGGCTGACCGAGGATGCGCTCGAGACCTACTTCGATCATTTCTACCGTTCGTTCTACTCGCGCTCCGACGTTCTCTGGGGCCTCTGCCGCATGATCGCCCGCCACCCTCGGTACCTGCGGCGCCTGAGCGCCTCCGCACAGGTTTATGTGCGGGGCAAGTTCGCCGCCGGCCGCTATGCCATCGGTCGGCTGCCGCGCCGTTACCGGCCGGCGGTAGGGGTGGCCCGTTGA
- a CDS encoding prepilin-type N-terminal cleavage/methylation domain-containing protein codes for MKRVGGFSLVELLTALAVLSILAALAVPAYRNVRRRAFDSVALSDAVNVGKAIDGMDSTATFSRTVRGPGRVTNVPGAYVSRGTTLVIQRTRSRAGIYSTYVRGTHAKGVATFYYRDGRTTATNARL; via the coding sequence ATGAAACGGGTCGGCGGCTTCTCGTTGGTGGAGTTGCTCACCGCGCTGGCCGTTCTGTCGATTCTGGCTGCCCTGGCCGTGCCGGCGTACCGCAACGTGAGACGGCGGGCGTTCGATTCGGTCGCGCTGTCCGACGCGGTCAATGTCGGCAAGGCGATCGACGGTATGGACTCGACCGCGACCTTCTCGCGTACGGTGCGCGGGCCGGGCCGCGTAACCAACGTGCCCGGTGCCTACGTGTCGCGCGGCACCACGCTGGTAATCCAACGCACCCGCAGTCGTGCCGGTATCTACTCGACCTACGTGCGTGGGACGCACGCGAAGGGCGTCGCGACATTTTACTACAGGGACGGGCGCACGACGGCGACTAACGCGCGCTTGTAG